A single window of Streptomyces aquilus DNA harbors:
- a CDS encoding cellulase family glycosylhydrolase — MKRRDTLIATGAAGALILGGLALATLPASAAATGCSVAYKVQSEWPGGFTADLTITNLGSPVRGWTATFDFPNSDQKVTNGWSATWTQSGTHVSATNLDWNGTLDTGGSASIGFNGAWKGANPQPASVALNGVTCTGSVTSPTPSPTTTPTAGPSGPAPELKVSGNKIVTASGKPYRLLGVDRSSGEYACVQGKGQWDGGPVDQASVDAMKTWNIHAVRVPLNEECWLGLNGSPKGTAYQQGVKDYVDLLVANGITPILDLHWTRGAYTNGPDWHCKDATATCQKPMPDAQYAPQFWTGVAGAFKGNDAVVLDLFNEPYPEIAADWDKTVGWQCWRDGGTCTGLPYETAGMQDLVDAVRATGATNVLMLGGLEWANDMREWLTHMPNDPLNNIAASWHSYSFNACATVSCWDSQVAPLAQQVPVVIGEFGQDNCGFDYMQQLVDWADAHNMSYLAWTWNPWGCSSGGVLIKDWAGTPEPGVGEGLKAHLISQDPYSTP, encoded by the coding sequence GTGAAACGTCGTGACACCTTGATAGCCACCGGCGCCGCCGGTGCACTGATCCTGGGTGGCCTTGCCCTCGCCACCCTGCCCGCATCGGCAGCCGCCACCGGCTGCTCGGTCGCGTACAAGGTGCAGAGCGAATGGCCGGGAGGGTTCACCGCGGACCTGACCATCACCAATCTCGGCTCCCCCGTGCGAGGGTGGACCGCGACCTTCGACTTCCCGAACTCCGACCAGAAGGTCACCAACGGCTGGAGTGCCACCTGGACACAGTCCGGAACCCACGTCTCCGCCACCAACCTCGACTGGAACGGGACGCTGGACACGGGCGGGTCGGCGTCCATCGGGTTCAACGGCGCGTGGAAGGGCGCCAATCCGCAACCCGCGTCGGTTGCGCTCAACGGCGTGACCTGCACCGGCTCGGTGACATCCCCGACCCCCAGCCCCACCACCACTCCGACCGCCGGTCCCAGCGGTCCCGCCCCGGAGCTGAAGGTCTCCGGCAACAAGATCGTCACCGCGAGCGGCAAGCCGTACCGGCTGCTGGGCGTGGACCGCTCCAGCGGTGAATACGCTTGTGTTCAGGGCAAGGGACAGTGGGACGGCGGCCCGGTCGACCAGGCTTCCGTCGACGCGATGAAGACCTGGAACATCCACGCGGTACGTGTGCCGTTGAACGAGGAATGCTGGCTCGGCCTCAACGGCTCGCCCAAGGGGACCGCTTACCAGCAGGGCGTCAAAGATTACGTCGACCTGCTGGTCGCCAATGGCATCACCCCGATCCTCGACCTGCACTGGACGCGGGGCGCCTATACCAACGGGCCGGACTGGCACTGCAAGGACGCCACCGCGACCTGCCAGAAACCCATGCCGGACGCGCAGTACGCCCCCCAGTTCTGGACCGGTGTCGCAGGCGCCTTCAAGGGCAATGACGCCGTCGTCCTCGATCTGTTCAACGAGCCGTACCCGGAGATCGCCGCCGACTGGGACAAGACCGTCGGCTGGCAGTGCTGGCGCGACGGCGGCACCTGCACGGGCCTTCCGTACGAGACGGCCGGCATGCAGGACCTGGTCGACGCGGTCCGGGCCACCGGCGCGACCAACGTCCTCATGCTGGGTGGCCTTGAGTGGGCCAATGACATGCGCGAGTGGCTGACGCACATGCCGAACGACCCGCTGAACAACATCGCGGCGTCATGGCATTCGTACAGCTTCAACGCCTGTGCGACAGTGTCCTGCTGGGACAGCCAGGTCGCCCCGCTCGCACAACAAGTTCCGGTCGTCATCGGTGAGTTCGGCCAGGACAACTGCGGCTTCGACTACATGCAGCAGTTGGTGGACTGGGCCGACGCGCACAACATGAGTTATCTCGCGTGGACCTGGAACCCCTGGGGCTGCAGCAGTGGTGGCGTGCTCATCAAGGACTGGGCGGGCACCCCGGAACCCGGCGTCGGAGAGGGCCTGAAGGCCCACCTGATCAGCCAAGACCCCTACTCGACCCCATAA
- a CDS encoding ArsR/SmtB family transcription factor, translating into MLRIHFTAHDLQNIRLARRPDPMWELICAACRLVTQQGPLEFGAWRRSVRERVTTDPAAGHALHTLRTLVPPVGYIPDFLTPSVLEGGLPAAFEEIRATPVGRLRHELERLAVARPLPPWTTALGRPGANGMRSLVKALEISARTLLEPRSAHIRRAVRDEVDMRSRILLDGGVLALLESLRPLARWRAPVLEVEYPTHRDLRLEGRGLLLVPSYFCWRRPTALADPALGPVLVYPVGERPLDSIALNDNGLDRLLGRTRASVLSEVARRGSRTTSEVATAVGIALPSASYQLGVLRDGGLLASRRDGQYVRHSVTHTGLRLLDGEEGELRQPGQPVGGTT; encoded by the coding sequence ATGCTCCGCATCCACTTCACCGCGCACGACTTACAGAACATCCGCCTCGCACGCCGACCCGATCCGATGTGGGAACTGATCTGCGCCGCCTGCCGGCTGGTCACCCAGCAGGGCCCGTTGGAGTTCGGGGCCTGGCGCCGCTCCGTCCGGGAACGGGTCACCACGGATCCGGCGGCCGGCCATGCCCTGCACACGCTGCGAACACTCGTCCCGCCCGTCGGGTACATCCCCGACTTCCTCACCCCGTCCGTCCTGGAGGGAGGGCTTCCCGCGGCCTTCGAGGAGATCCGCGCCACTCCCGTCGGTCGGCTGCGGCACGAGTTGGAGAGGCTCGCTGTCGCGCGTCCCCTCCCGCCGTGGACCACGGCGCTCGGCCGACCCGGCGCCAACGGCATGCGCTCCCTGGTGAAGGCCCTGGAGATCTCCGCCAGGACATTGCTCGAACCGCGCTCGGCCCATATCCGCAGAGCCGTCCGTGACGAAGTCGACATGCGCTCCCGCATCCTCCTGGACGGCGGTGTCCTGGCCCTGCTGGAGAGCCTGCGTCCGCTGGCCCGGTGGCGGGCGCCCGTCCTGGAAGTGGAGTATCCAACCCACCGCGACCTTCGTCTGGAGGGGCGCGGACTGCTTCTGGTCCCGTCCTACTTCTGCTGGCGCAGGCCCACCGCCCTCGCCGATCCCGCCCTGGGCCCGGTCCTGGTCTACCCGGTCGGCGAACGGCCGCTCGACTCGATCGCCCTGAACGACAACGGCCTGGACCGTCTCCTGGGCCGTACCAGGGCCTCGGTCCTCAGCGAGGTGGCCCGCCGCGGTTCCCGGACCACCTCGGAGGTGGCGACGGCCGTGGGCATCGCCCTTCCAAGCGCCAGCTACCAGCTCGGCGTCCTCCGGGACGGGGGACTGCTGGCGAGTCGGCGCGACGGACAGTACGTGCGGCACTCGGTGACGCACACCGGCCTGCGGCTACTGGACGGAGAAGAAGGAGAACTGCGGCAACCGGGGCAGCCCGTCGGCGGCACAACGTAG
- a CDS encoding ATP-binding protein, whose translation MEDHFGASVRRFRLRAGLTQEALAERSGVSVSTIRGMETGKRRNPQLASLRRVAAELGLRPAEQDDLLAAAGVSEPPVVPVPRQLPAPPAPFVGRDHELARLDAALGPRADAQQGPRSGPAAPVAVCAIAGAGGVGKSWLALHWAHRNAHRFPDGQLFVDLRGFSPDSDPMDPAVAVRGFLDALGVEPDRVPIAAHAQAALFRSLVADRRMLLVLDNAADSAQITPLLPGGDSSTVLVSSRNRLPGLITGHGAHHVSLDMLTDTEARELLAARLGPARIDAEAAAVDELVRLCGGFPLALSIIAGRAHTDPHLPLADLADELREDTLDVLDDADPAASLPAVLSCSHRALTGAEAEVFGLLAVAPGPDIALAAAGSLTGLGRRRTRALLRRLEQTSLIAQDAGGRYRMHDLIRRYATTAHHLPAGTRGAALRRVLGFYLHTAYAAARLLDSHRTPVELAPPPPGCHPQALADIPAAMDWFEGEHRNLLAAQGAAVAAAEHRTAWQLAWTLYDFHYRRGHRHDQLAVWRIAADSAARLPDPGAQIITQRLLGRAHVVLGHHEEAIEALHRALDLSQQQNDRALQAQAHYTLASIWPDDRRALEHARRALDLYRGLDQPIAEANALNAVGWYAARLGRHDTGREHCQAALALYLDHQDVNGQAQTLDSLGYIDHHSGRHHAAVEHYRQAIGLYRDLDNTYEAADTLGRLGHPHAALGHHDQARAVWREARDLYRRQGRDLEAEHVEQLLNGLAGQDDADSGR comes from the coding sequence ATGGAAGATCACTTCGGCGCGTCCGTACGGCGGTTCAGGCTGCGCGCGGGGCTGACCCAGGAGGCTCTGGCCGAGCGTTCCGGTGTCTCGGTCAGCACGATCCGCGGCATGGAGACCGGCAAGCGCCGCAACCCGCAGCTCGCGTCGCTGCGCAGAGTGGCCGCCGAGCTCGGCCTGCGGCCGGCCGAACAGGACGACCTGCTGGCCGCGGCGGGCGTGAGCGAGCCCCCCGTGGTCCCGGTGCCGCGCCAACTACCCGCCCCACCGGCGCCGTTCGTCGGCCGCGACCACGAACTGGCGCGGCTCGACGCCGCCTTGGGCCCGCGGGCCGACGCCCAGCAGGGGCCGCGTTCCGGTCCGGCGGCCCCGGTGGCCGTCTGCGCGATCGCCGGGGCGGGCGGGGTGGGCAAGTCCTGGCTCGCGTTGCACTGGGCGCACCGCAACGCCCACCGGTTCCCCGACGGGCAACTCTTCGTCGATCTGCGGGGTTTCAGCCCCGACAGCGATCCGATGGACCCGGCCGTGGCGGTCCGCGGATTCCTCGACGCGTTGGGCGTCGAGCCGGACCGCGTGCCCATCGCCGCGCACGCGCAGGCGGCGTTGTTCCGCAGCCTGGTGGCGGATCGGCGGATGCTGCTGGTACTCGACAACGCCGCCGACAGCGCCCAGATCACCCCGCTGCTGCCCGGTGGTGACAGCAGCACCGTGCTGGTCAGCAGCCGCAACCGGCTGCCGGGCCTGATCACCGGACACGGCGCGCATCACGTGTCCCTCGACATGCTCACCGACACCGAGGCCCGGGAACTGCTCGCCGCCCGCTTGGGTCCCGCACGCATCGACGCCGAAGCGGCGGCGGTGGACGAACTGGTGCGCCTGTGCGGCGGGTTCCCGCTGGCCTTGAGCATCATCGCGGGCCGTGCCCACACCGACCCGCACCTGCCGCTGGCCGACCTCGCCGACGAACTGCGCGAGGACACGCTCGACGTGCTCGACGACGCCGACCCCGCCGCCAGCCTGCCCGCGGTGCTCTCGTGCTCCCACCGCGCGTTGACCGGTGCGGAGGCCGAGGTCTTCGGGCTGCTCGCTGTCGCCCCCGGTCCGGACATCGCTCTGGCCGCCGCCGGCAGCCTCACGGGCCTGGGCCGACGCCGGACCCGGGCCCTGCTGCGCCGGCTTGAGCAGACATCGCTCATCGCCCAGGACGCCGGGGGCCGCTACCGCATGCACGACCTGATCCGCCGTTACGCCACCACCGCGCACCACCTGCCCGCCGGTACGCGCGGGGCGGCACTGCGGCGGGTGCTCGGCTTCTACCTCCACACCGCGTACGCCGCCGCCCGGTTGCTGGACTCCCATCGCACCCCCGTCGAGCTCGCTCCGCCGCCCCCCGGTTGCCACCCTCAGGCACTGGCGGACATCCCCGCGGCCATGGACTGGTTCGAGGGCGAGCACCGCAATCTGCTCGCCGCCCAGGGCGCCGCCGTGGCGGCCGCGGAACACCGCACGGCCTGGCAACTGGCCTGGACGTTGTACGACTTCCACTACCGGCGAGGACACCGCCACGACCAGCTCGCGGTGTGGCGGATCGCGGCCGACTCCGCGGCCCGGCTGCCCGACCCGGGCGCCCAGATCATCACCCAGCGGCTCCTGGGCCGTGCCCACGTCGTACTCGGCCATCACGAGGAGGCGATAGAGGCCCTCCACCGGGCGCTCGACCTGAGCCAGCAGCAGAACGACCGCGCCCTCCAGGCACAGGCGCACTACACGCTCGCGTCGATCTGGCCGGACGACCGGCGGGCTCTTGAGCACGCCAGGCGGGCGCTGGACCTCTACCGCGGGCTCGACCAACCGATCGCCGAAGCCAACGCGCTCAATGCGGTGGGCTGGTACGCCGCGCGCCTGGGCCGACACGACACCGGCCGCGAACACTGCCAAGCCGCCCTGGCCCTCTACCTCGACCACCAGGACGTGAACGGCCAGGCGCAGACCCTGGACAGTCTCGGCTACATCGACCACCACAGCGGCCGCCACCACGCCGCCGTCGAGCACTATCGCCAGGCCATCGGCCTGTACCGCGACCTCGACAACACCTACGAGGCCGCCGACACGCTCGGCCGGCTCGGCCATCCCCATGCCGCACTCGGCCACCACGACCAGGCTCGCGCGGTGTGGCGGGAGGCACGTGACTTGTACCGGCGACAGGGACGTGACCTGGAGGCCGAGCATGTCGAGCAGCTCCTCAACGGCCTCGCCGGACAGGACGACGCCGACAGCGGCCGGTGA
- a CDS encoding arginase family protein translates to MAAVAGVGHSLGSPHRGAEHGPFFLRTVSKEYTWSAASARVVDLRHGAGAFDGVVDVGDLATAETTLTGVLEATRAFVAGLPPRVLPCVIGGDHTVTLPVVSALAARRTRPFTVIQFDHHLDLQIWEGAPAHPGERDPVFHTNVMSHVSDVLGPGRLLQVGVFPFATVEDDSAPALPGFLRSIGRQVPVSAPEIDDAAAFREVVGRGGDVYVSVDLDVLDAAEMSSTGYPATVGLSLRRLLRLIDLALADNRLVGYDVVEFAADRADRSPKTLADAQRAALVFVHLLSWAARQKDARTDL, encoded by the coding sequence GTGGCCGCCGTCGCCGGTGTCGGCCATTCCCTGGGAAGCCCCCATCGCGGCGCGGAGCACGGACCGTTCTTCCTTCGTACCGTCTCGAAGGAGTACACCTGGTCGGCCGCGTCGGCCCGTGTGGTCGACCTCCGCCACGGCGCGGGAGCGTTCGACGGCGTCGTCGACGTGGGCGACCTGGCCACCGCCGAGACCACCCTGACCGGCGTGCTGGAGGCGACCCGGGCGTTCGTCGCCGGGCTCCCGCCGCGCGTGCTGCCGTGCGTGATCGGTGGCGACCACACCGTGACCCTCCCGGTCGTCTCGGCCCTCGCCGCACGACGTACCCGACCCTTTACCGTGATCCAGTTCGACCACCACCTGGACCTGCAGATCTGGGAGGGCGCTCCCGCGCACCCCGGGGAACGCGATCCGGTCTTCCACACCAACGTCATGTCCCACGTGTCCGACGTGCTCGGCCCGGGACGCCTGCTCCAGGTCGGGGTCTTCCCCTTCGCCACCGTGGAGGACGACAGCGCGCCCGCCTTGCCCGGGTTCCTGCGCTCCATCGGCCGCCAGGTGCCGGTGTCGGCTCCCGAGATCGACGACGCGGCGGCCTTCCGAGAGGTGGTCGGCCGGGGCGGGGACGTCTACGTCAGCGTCGACCTGGACGTGCTGGACGCGGCCGAGATGTCGTCGACCGGGTACCCCGCGACGGTTGGGCTGAGCCTGCGCCGTCTGCTGCGGCTGATCGACCTCGCCCTCGCGGACAACCGGCTCGTCGGATACGACGTCGTGGAGTTCGCCGCGGACCGGGCGGACCGGTCCCCGAAGACACTCGCCGACGCACAACGCGCCGCACTCGTCTTCGTCCACCTGCTGAGCTGGGCCGCCCGGCAGAAGGACGCCCGGACGGATCTCTGA
- a CDS encoding MATE family efflux transporter, which translates to MKHTELSVRNYTGFATTIFLTGLVSVGFGAIDILLISPKGLTQVAAVGLGDVVNAGMTALLAIGVVDTFSSRLAIAEGSGHLARRLPELTGALLVLLLVAQSLAVLLSSAVQPGLLLAGQDQQLTHLAADFVIVRSCSMGFTILYAALNEALKICGLKNRSLLLLVVGFATNAVLDWAFLYTPLSGWFPSPVVAVATATTGSQFLIACFALRIFLRRMRARGERFTRPERATVVAEARSMARNAPGVGVRHFNDYAGTITVTMLLGTLGVQVLAAVTVATKIWSLFCRIPQACVSGTFVYYGYRLGKTGPDLPATARTLPSTARSLLRYAAVPTAVGAVTVALTAPWLVRLFASAGQDELLTRSLLLAFLLTVPAYLLENHYGEILSVHQRGALLATASAVTTYALAIPLAAVGVFVLDSPFLVVASGVLPSAVLAAAFHRSLRKDHWTRSEVGRDTGVGVPA; encoded by the coding sequence ATGAAGCACACCGAACTGTCCGTCAGGAACTACACGGGCTTCGCCACCACGATCTTCCTCACCGGCCTGGTCTCGGTCGGCTTCGGAGCGATCGACATCCTGCTGATCTCCCCCAAGGGCCTGACCCAGGTGGCGGCGGTCGGCCTCGGTGACGTCGTCAACGCGGGCATGACCGCACTGCTGGCCATCGGCGTCGTCGACACCTTCAGCAGCCGGCTGGCGATCGCCGAGGGCAGCGGACACCTCGCCCGGCGGCTGCCGGAGCTGACCGGGGCCCTGCTCGTCCTCCTCCTGGTGGCCCAGTCACTGGCGGTGCTGCTGTCGTCCGCTGTGCAGCCTGGCCTGCTCCTGGCCGGGCAGGACCAGCAACTGACCCACCTGGCCGCGGACTTCGTGATCGTGCGCAGTTGCAGCATGGGTTTCACGATCCTCTACGCGGCCCTGAACGAGGCCCTCAAGATCTGCGGGCTGAAGAACAGGTCCCTGCTGCTCCTGGTGGTCGGCTTCGCCACGAACGCCGTTCTCGACTGGGCTTTCCTCTACACGCCGCTGTCCGGGTGGTTCCCGTCCCCGGTGGTCGCGGTCGCGACGGCGACCACCGGCTCCCAGTTCCTGATCGCCTGTTTCGCCCTGCGCATCTTCCTGCGCCGGATGCGGGCCCGCGGTGAGCGGTTCACCCGCCCCGAACGTGCCACGGTCGTCGCCGAGGCACGCTCGATGGCGCGCAACGCGCCGGGCGTGGGCGTCCGGCACTTCAACGACTACGCCGGCACGATCACCGTCACGATGCTGCTGGGCACGCTGGGCGTGCAGGTCCTCGCGGCGGTCACGGTGGCCACCAAGATCTGGAGCCTGTTCTGCCGCATCCCGCAGGCCTGCGTGTCCGGCACCTTCGTGTACTACGGCTACCGGCTCGGCAAGACCGGCCCCGACCTACCGGCCACCGCCCGGACCCTGCCGAGCACCGCCCGCAGCCTGCTGCGTTACGCCGCGGTCCCCACGGCGGTCGGCGCGGTGACCGTGGCGCTGACCGCCCCCTGGCTGGTGCGGTTGTTCGCGAGTGCCGGCCAGGACGAACTGCTGACCCGGTCCCTCCTGCTCGCCTTCCTCCTCACGGTCCCCGCCTACCTGCTGGAGAACCATTACGGGGAGATCCTCTCCGTGCACCAGCGAGGAGCCCTGCTCGCCACCGCCTCGGCCGTCACCACGTACGCCCTCGCCATCCCGCTGGCCGCGGTCGGGGTGTTCGTCCTGGACTCCCCGTTCCTGGTGGTCGCCTCCGGCGTGCTCCCCTCGGCGGTGCTCGCCGCCGCCTTCCACAGGTCGCTGCGCAAGGACCACTGGACGCGGAGCGAGGTGGGTCGTGACACAGGTGTCGGCGTTCCGGCATGA
- a CDS encoding PQQ-binding-like beta-propeller repeat protein has protein sequence MTQVSAFRHDPVKSVLPGGEHGTFHWSREPVVFGHRRLTHHNERLGRTLPVPVSASPAVVPGIGVLLAADDGRVRFYGRGLRKVFWERRLDSGVYASLVVDPVRRRVVVAATSGLITCLDLRGKLVWAARTRLPVYATPVVLPAADLLVVAAFHARCLAFRLSDGEPVFDRDLPAPWHAADGGTASYRDPYASPAVTDDGTVVLCCGHHVVALSGDGEEVWRFAAQADIKASPVAVRATAEIAVCTVAGECLFLDSRTGRLRHTEFLGAKITASPALSADVLAVGAQDGTVTGLDVRRHTPVWRAAQGAPHSYTSFSVLPSGDFVATAERGNAIALRRRDGRFRWESSQVLGLPDHEPRMDTTPLASPDGTLYCASYAGDFYEFRFQPSNTEVAPCPQ, from the coding sequence GTGACACAGGTGTCGGCGTTCCGGCATGACCCGGTGAAGTCCGTCCTGCCCGGCGGCGAGCACGGAACCTTCCACTGGAGCAGGGAACCCGTGGTGTTCGGCCACCGCCGCCTCACCCACCACAACGAACGGCTGGGCCGCACGCTGCCCGTACCGGTCAGCGCGTCTCCCGCTGTGGTGCCGGGCATCGGGGTGCTGCTCGCCGCCGACGACGGCCGGGTGCGGTTCTACGGCCGGGGCCTGCGCAAGGTGTTCTGGGAGCGCCGCCTCGACAGCGGGGTGTACGCCTCGCTCGTGGTCGACCCCGTGCGGCGCCGGGTCGTTGTCGCAGCCACCAGTGGCCTGATCACCTGCCTCGACCTGCGCGGGAAGCTGGTGTGGGCCGCCCGTACCCGGCTTCCGGTGTATGCGACCCCGGTCGTGCTGCCGGCAGCCGACCTGCTCGTGGTGGCGGCCTTCCACGCGCGCTGCCTGGCCTTCCGCCTGTCCGACGGCGAACCCGTCTTCGACCGGGACCTGCCCGCACCCTGGCACGCGGCGGACGGCGGCACGGCGTCCTACCGGGACCCCTACGCCAGCCCGGCCGTCACCGACGACGGCACCGTCGTCCTTTGCTGCGGTCACCACGTGGTCGCCTTGTCCGGCGACGGTGAGGAGGTGTGGCGGTTCGCCGCGCAAGCCGACATCAAGGCCTCCCCGGTCGCCGTCCGGGCCACCGCTGAGATCGCGGTCTGCACCGTCGCCGGCGAGTGTCTGTTCCTCGACTCCCGCACCGGACGTCTGCGGCACACGGAGTTCCTGGGGGCCAAGATCACTGCGAGTCCGGCGCTCTCGGCCGACGTCCTGGCGGTGGGCGCGCAGGACGGCACCGTGACCGGCCTCGATGTGCGCAGGCACACGCCCGTGTGGCGGGCCGCGCAGGGAGCCCCGCACTCGTACACGTCCTTCAGCGTGCTGCCGAGCGGGGACTTCGTCGCGACCGCCGAGCGCGGCAACGCGATCGCGCTGCGCCGCCGCGACGGACGGTTCCGCTGGGAGAGCAGCCAGGTCCTGGGACTGCCCGACCACGAGCCCCGGATGGACACCACCCCCCTGGCCTCGCCGGACGGCACCCTCTACTGCGCCTCCTACGCCGGGGACTTCTACGAATTCCGATTCCAGCCCTCGAACACGGAGGTCGCCCCGTGCCCGCAGTAG
- a CDS encoding M3 family metallopeptidase, producing MPAVASGAGPETGASPIEESLEGMMSRLDVILAADALTDRTLVELMAVYNNVAYVFLYLEAVDDDENFTRLLPWRRAFYQDQELTARIVRRLREMRCADPRLDALREEYLAELTAAERRDPAEDGRLDDLLDEAKAVLAQVQDDRREILRRVGVRAGQADPAAVYYTVLGTMKSTVTRDKLARVWAAARDARQPALLAALDAMVAARRRRSARAGHPNVAAGTLARCRVSEAEIAAFVTSGLETALAAHAEVEAEIAAVTGATSRPMEHFGFAMRTVFGAEPAPTFGVGECLDFLFDVTRAVFGLTLTRRPSGHPHLIKVAVRDADDEIGDILFDLWDTDRRMPGPNHTLGLRARTDWSGLVQRPVAYVSCRFHADAGGTGHLTFQNVHGMFHEFGHALNHLLLRTGVPFRSGLESLPPERLEVLSMWFEKWAYHPEFARRLALGPGSEEQWARCVRIKMFEGRAGLLEQAVTAALDLEVHRSDTGGLRDAFDRLDGRYGIGRHYLLGDVAAYFTWPMYVANPGANFSYLWGAADSAGKFAAFRELSLAEITTRPDLRRILAPCFDADTPAEVPASEAVFRLYGSSALTG from the coding sequence GTGCCCGCAGTAGCATCCGGCGCCGGTCCCGAGACCGGCGCGAGCCCGATCGAGGAGTCACTGGAAGGGATGATGTCCCGCCTGGACGTCATCCTCGCCGCGGACGCGCTGACCGACCGGACGCTCGTGGAACTCATGGCCGTCTACAACAACGTGGCCTACGTGTTCCTCTACCTGGAGGCCGTCGACGACGACGAGAACTTCACCCGGCTGCTGCCCTGGCGCCGGGCCTTCTACCAGGACCAGGAGCTCACCGCCAGGATCGTGCGCCGGCTGCGGGAAATGCGCTGCGCCGACCCCCGGCTGGACGCCCTCCGCGAGGAGTACCTCGCCGAACTGACGGCGGCGGAACGGCGCGACCCGGCCGAGGACGGCCGGCTCGACGATCTCCTCGACGAGGCCAAGGCGGTGCTGGCCCAGGTGCAGGACGACCGCCGGGAGATCCTGCGACGCGTGGGTGTCCGGGCCGGTCAGGCGGATCCGGCGGCGGTCTACTACACCGTGCTGGGAACGATGAAGAGCACGGTCACTCGGGACAAGCTGGCGCGGGTGTGGGCCGCGGCTCGGGACGCCCGGCAGCCCGCTCTGCTCGCCGCCCTCGACGCGATGGTCGCGGCACGGCGCCGGCGGAGCGCGCGGGCCGGTCATCCGAACGTCGCGGCGGGAACACTGGCCCGCTGCCGGGTCTCCGAGGCCGAGATCGCTGCCTTCGTGACGAGCGGCCTGGAAACGGCCCTGGCCGCACATGCGGAGGTGGAGGCCGAGATCGCCGCCGTGACCGGTGCCACCAGTCGGCCGATGGAGCACTTCGGGTTCGCGATGCGCACCGTGTTCGGCGCCGAGCCGGCACCGACGTTCGGTGTGGGGGAGTGCCTGGACTTTCTCTTCGACGTGACCCGTGCCGTCTTCGGCCTCACGCTGACGCGGCGGCCGAGCGGGCACCCGCACCTGATCAAGGTCGCCGTGCGGGACGCGGACGACGAGATCGGCGACATCCTGTTCGACCTGTGGGACACGGACCGCAGGATGCCCGGCCCCAACCACACCCTCGGCCTGCGCGCCCGCACCGACTGGAGCGGCCTGGTCCAACGGCCCGTCGCCTACGTCTCGTGCCGCTTCCACGCGGACGCCGGAGGCACCGGGCACCTCACGTTCCAGAACGTGCACGGCATGTTCCACGAGTTCGGCCACGCCCTGAACCACCTCCTCCTGCGCACCGGCGTGCCGTTCCGCTCCGGACTCGAATCCCTGCCGCCGGAGCGGCTGGAGGTCCTGAGCATGTGGTTCGAGAAGTGGGCGTACCACCCGGAGTTCGCCCGTCGGCTGGCCCTCGGCCCGGGGAGCGAGGAGCAATGGGCGCGGTGCGTCCGCATCAAGATGTTCGAGGGGCGGGCCGGGCTGCTGGAACAGGCCGTCACCGCCGCCCTGGACCTGGAGGTGCACCGCAGCGACACCGGCGGATTGCGGGACGCCTTCGACCGCCTGGACGGCCGGTACGGCATCGGCCGCCACTACCTGCTCGGTGATGTCGCCGCGTACTTCACCTGGCCCATGTACGTGGCCAACCCTGGTGCCAACTTCAGCTACCTGTGGGGAGCGGCCGACAGCGCCGGGAAGTTCGCCGCGTTCCGGGAGCTCAGCCTCGCGGAGATCACCACGCGGCCGGATCTGCGCCGGATCCTCGCCCCCTGCTTCGACGCCGACACCCCGGCTGAAGTCCCTGCCAGCGAGGCGGTGTTCCGGCTGTACGGCTCGTCGGCCCTGACCGGATGA
- a CDS encoding O-methyltransferase: MITLSNGFTRALLGPRDPVLDAILRRSLEAAGLPTIQVDDNTGRLLQLLTELHRPRHVIEIGTLFGYSTVHIARGLPPGGTVTTLEVDPEAARIAGENFELAGVADRVTVVVGDALGHLATVAPESVGMLFIDADKRSYPRYLAHGFPLLEPGGLLVADDVLALGDYGAESPDEPTDAREVAALTAYTRAVGRSPRLLSAFAGTENGLLISRKEC; this comes from the coding sequence ATGATCACTTTGTCGAACGGATTCACCCGGGCGTTGCTCGGCCCCAGGGACCCGGTCCTCGACGCCATCCTGCGCCGCTCCCTGGAGGCCGCCGGGCTGCCCACGATCCAGGTCGACGACAATACCGGCCGGCTGCTCCAACTGCTGACCGAACTGCACCGGCCGCGCCATGTCATCGAGATCGGCACCCTGTTCGGATACTCCACCGTGCACATCGCCCGGGGGCTGCCGCCCGGCGGTACCGTCACCACCCTGGAGGTGGATCCCGAGGCGGCGCGCATCGCCGGGGAGAACTTCGAACTGGCCGGAGTGGCGGACCGCGTGACCGTCGTCGTGGGCGACGCTCTCGGCCATCTCGCCACGGTGGCACCGGAAAGCGTCGGCATGCTCTTCATCGACGCCGACAAGAGGTCCTACCCGCGCTACCTCGCGCACGGCTTCCCGCTCCTCGAACCCGGTGGCCTGCTCGTCGCCGACGATGTCCTCGCCCTCGGCGACTACGGCGCCGAGTCCCCGGACGAGCCCACGGACGCCCGCGAGGTCGCCGCCCTGACCGCGTACACCCGCGCCGTCGGCCGCAGCCCACGGCTTCTCTCGGCCTTCGCGGGCACCGAGAACGGCCTGCTGATCAGCCGGAAGGAATGCTGA